The following proteins come from a genomic window of Labeo rohita strain BAU-BD-2019 chromosome 25, IGBB_LRoh.1.0, whole genome shotgun sequence:
- the ca5a gene encoding carbonic anhydrase 5A, mitochondrial isoform X1, translating to MVTLTAIVAPLGRQIHRHLVKHVRSQRWIPARACNLTACSSKLVHLSQVHPMWQEPLAIPGGDRQSPIDIVVRKSVFDPQLRPLKVKYDPRTCQQIWNNGYSFLVEYDDTTDKSTVKGGPLEDQFRLCQFHFHWGENNAWGSEHSIDRRLYPAELHLVHWNSDKYSLFEEAVIEENGLAVIAVFLKVGKRHEGLQKLVDALPAVRHKDSVVEFTKFDPACLLPENIDDYWTYAGSLTTPPLTEAVTWMVMKQHIEVSHDQLAVFRSLLFTSAEEQVQRSMVNNFRVQQALKGRTVRSSFTPFLQDAPQ from the exons ATGGTGACACTGACAGCGATCGTCGCGCCTCTCGGTCGGCAGATCCACAGACATCTGGTGAAGCATGTCAGAAGCCAGCGATGGATTCCTGCTCGGGCATGTAACTTAACTGCATGCTCTAGCAAATTAGTTCATTTAAGTCAAG TGCATCCGATGTGGCAGGAGCCGCTCGCCATTCCCGGTGGAGATCGCCAGTCACCTATTGACATTGTGGTACGTAAAAGCGTCTTTGATCCACAACTCCGACCTCTGAAGGTAAAATATGACCCAAGGACCTGCCAGCAGATCTGGAATAATGGGTACTCCTTCCTGGTCGAGTACGACGACACTACTGACAAATCTA CTGTGAAAGGAGGACCACTGGAGGATCAATTTAGACTGTGTCAGTTTCATTTTCACTGGGGGGAGAACAACGCCTGGGGCTCTGAACACTCCATAGACCGCCGTCTTTACCCTGCTGAG CTCCATCTTGTTCACTGGAACTCTGACAAGTACAGTTTGTTTGAGGAGGCTGTTATTGAGGAAAATGGACTAGCTGTTATTGCGGTCTTTCTGAAG GTTGGAAAGAGACATGAGGGTCTGCAGAAACTGGTGGATGCCTTGCCTGCAGTCAGACACAAG GATAGCGTGGTGGAGTTCACCAAGTTCGACCCTGCATGTCTCCTCCCGGAAAACATCGATGACTATTGGACATACGCAGGTTCTCTGACCACTCCTCCTCTTACTGAGGCGGTGACATGGATGGTGATGAAACAGCACATTGAAGTCAGTCACGATCAG TTGGCAGTGTTTCGAAGCTTGCTGTTCACGTCGGCAGAAGAGCAGGTGCAAAGAAGTATGGTCAACAACTTCCGCGTTCAGCAGGCTTTGAAGGGACGGACCGTCCGCTCTTCGTTCACCCCCTTCCTCCAAGATGCTCCCCAATAA
- the ca5a gene encoding carbonic anhydrase 5A, mitochondrial isoform X2 yields the protein MCNSAHEAALCGIKLHPMWQEPLAIPGGDRQSPIDIVVRKSVFDPQLRPLKVKYDPRTCQQIWNNGYSFLVEYDDTTDKSTVKGGPLEDQFRLCQFHFHWGENNAWGSEHSIDRRLYPAELHLVHWNSDKYSLFEEAVIEENGLAVIAVFLKVGKRHEGLQKLVDALPAVRHKDSVVEFTKFDPACLLPENIDDYWTYAGSLTTPPLTEAVTWMVMKQHIEVSHDQLAVFRSLLFTSAEEQVQRSMVNNFRVQQALKGRTVRSSFTPFLQDAPQ from the exons ATGTGTAACTCAGCGCACGAGGCTGCACTTTGTGGCATTAAAT TGCATCCGATGTGGCAGGAGCCGCTCGCCATTCCCGGTGGAGATCGCCAGTCACCTATTGACATTGTGGTACGTAAAAGCGTCTTTGATCCACAACTCCGACCTCTGAAGGTAAAATATGACCCAAGGACCTGCCAGCAGATCTGGAATAATGGGTACTCCTTCCTGGTCGAGTACGACGACACTACTGACAAATCTA CTGTGAAAGGAGGACCACTGGAGGATCAATTTAGACTGTGTCAGTTTCATTTTCACTGGGGGGAGAACAACGCCTGGGGCTCTGAACACTCCATAGACCGCCGTCTTTACCCTGCTGAG CTCCATCTTGTTCACTGGAACTCTGACAAGTACAGTTTGTTTGAGGAGGCTGTTATTGAGGAAAATGGACTAGCTGTTATTGCGGTCTTTCTGAAG GTTGGAAAGAGACATGAGGGTCTGCAGAAACTGGTGGATGCCTTGCCTGCAGTCAGACACAAG GATAGCGTGGTGGAGTTCACCAAGTTCGACCCTGCATGTCTCCTCCCGGAAAACATCGATGACTATTGGACATACGCAGGTTCTCTGACCACTCCTCCTCTTACTGAGGCGGTGACATGGATGGTGATGAAACAGCACATTGAAGTCAGTCACGATCAG TTGGCAGTGTTTCGAAGCTTGCTGTTCACGTCGGCAGAAGAGCAGGTGCAAAGAAGTATGGTCAACAACTTCCGCGTTCAGCAGGCTTTGAAGGGACGGACCGTCCGCTCTTCGTTCACCCCCTTCCTCCAAGATGCTCCCCAATAA